One Azoarcus sp. DN11 DNA segment encodes these proteins:
- a CDS encoding aspartate/glutamate racemase family protein — MKILLLNPNTSQSVTDRIANAAMGVAGAQTELVTATAPRGVPYIATRAEAVIGGAVALEMLAEMHTGVDAAVIAAFGDPGLGGARELFPIPVIGLAEAGMLTACMLGKRFAIVTFSQSLEPWYHECVAWHGLHERCAGVRALGGSFRSISDVQEEKEGLLVELATQAVNEDSADVVVLAGAPLAGLARRVRERIPVPVVDCVEAAVKQAETLVALNPRKAEQGTFARPGAKPCIGIAEPLARWINHE, encoded by the coding sequence ATGAAAATCCTGCTGCTGAACCCGAATACCTCGCAGAGCGTCACCGACCGCATCGCCAACGCGGCGATGGGCGTCGCCGGCGCGCAGACCGAACTCGTCACCGCGACCGCCCCGCGCGGCGTGCCCTACATCGCGACGCGCGCCGAAGCCGTGATCGGCGGCGCCGTGGCGCTCGAAATGCTCGCCGAGATGCACACCGGCGTCGACGCCGCCGTGATCGCCGCCTTCGGCGACCCCGGCCTGGGCGGCGCGCGCGAGCTCTTCCCGATCCCGGTGATCGGGCTGGCCGAAGCGGGCATGCTCACCGCCTGCATGCTCGGCAAGCGCTTCGCGATCGTAACCTTCTCGCAGTCGCTGGAACCCTGGTATCACGAATGCGTCGCGTGGCACGGCCTGCACGAACGCTGCGCCGGCGTGCGTGCGCTGGGCGGCAGCTTCCGCTCGATCTCGGACGTGCAGGAGGAGAAGGAAGGCCTGCTCGTCGAACTGGCGACGCAGGCGGTGAACGAGGACAGCGCCGACGTCGTGGTGCTTGCCGGCGCACCGCTCGCCGGCCTCGCGCGCCGCGTGCGCGAGCGCATTCCGGTGCCGGTCGTCGATTGCGTCGAGGCGGCGGTCAAGCAGGCCGAAACGCTGGTCGCACTGAACCCGCGCAAGGCCGAACAGGGCACGTTCGCGCGCCCGGGCGCCAAGCCCTGCATCGGCATCGCCGAGCCCCTCGCGCGCTGGATCAACCATGAGTGA